In Synechococcus sp. HK05, one DNA window encodes the following:
- a CDS encoding single-stranded DNA-binding protein produces the protein MGVNSITLVGRAGRDPEVRYFESGSMVANLTMAVNRRSNNDEPDWFNLEIWGKQAQVAADYVRKGSLLGIIGSFKLDRWTDRSTGEERSKPVIRVDRLELLGSKRDAEAGGGYGGGGGFGGEPTEEEVPF, from the coding sequence ATGGGCGTCAACTCAATCACCCTCGTCGGCCGGGCCGGCCGCGACCCCGAGGTTCGCTACTTCGAGTCGGGAAGCATGGTGGCCAACCTCACCATGGCGGTGAATCGCCGCTCCAACAACGACGAACCCGACTGGTTCAATCTCGAGATCTGGGGCAAGCAGGCCCAGGTGGCCGCCGACTATGTGCGCAAAGGCTCACTGCTCGGCATCATCGGCAGCTTCAAGCTCGACCGCTGGACCGACCGCAGCACTGGCGAAGAGCGCAGCAAGCCGGTGATCCGCGTCGATCGACTCGAGCTGCTGGGCTCCAAGCGTGACGCCGAAGCTGGCGGCGGCTACGGCGGTGGCGGCGGTTTTGGCGGCGAACCCACCGAGGAAGAAGTTCCCTTCTGA
- a CDS encoding DedA family protein translates to MGLTELVQQLPQLIGAAVEANPWMGYGAIFAAMFLENLFPPIPSELIMPLGGFYVHQGQLALIPVVLAGLIGTVLGALPWYGIGRLINEERLEQWLERHGRWIGISPQDLHRTRTWFNRYGTALVFWGRLVPGIRTLISVPAGIELMPLTPFLIWTTAGSLIWTLLLTLAGMALGEGYANVELWIDPVAKAIKVLLVIAVIAAAAWLGLRTWKKRNSSH, encoded by the coding sequence ATGGGACTCACAGAGTTGGTGCAGCAGTTGCCTCAGCTGATCGGTGCAGCGGTGGAAGCCAACCCATGGATGGGTTACGGCGCCATCTTCGCGGCGATGTTCCTGGAAAACCTGTTTCCGCCGATCCCCTCGGAGCTGATCATGCCTCTGGGGGGCTTCTATGTGCACCAAGGCCAGTTGGCCCTGATCCCCGTAGTGCTGGCCGGCCTGATTGGCACGGTGCTCGGCGCCCTGCCCTGGTACGGCATCGGTCGCCTGATCAACGAAGAGCGCCTGGAGCAGTGGCTTGAGCGCCATGGCCGCTGGATCGGCATCAGCCCCCAGGATCTGCACCGCACCCGCACCTGGTTCAACCGCTACGGCACAGCGTTGGTGTTCTGGGGCCGCCTAGTGCCTGGCATCCGCACTTTGATCTCCGTGCCCGCCGGCATCGAACTGATGCCGCTCACCCCGTTCCTGATCTGGACCACCGCCGGCAGCCTGATCTGGACCCTGCTGCTCACCCTGGCTGGCATGGCCCTCGGCGAGGGCTACGCCAACGTGGAGCTCTGGATCGACCCCGTTGCCAAAGCGATCAAGGTGCTCCTGGTGATTGCCGTGATCGCCGCCGCGGCTTGGCTGGGGCTGCGCACCTGGAAGAAGCGCAACTCCAGCCACTAA
- the ahcY gene encoding adenosylhomocysteinase, protein MVATPTAPALQSTSTYVIADLGLADFGRKEIEIAETEMPGLVALRSKYGAEQPLKGARIAGSLHMTIQTAVLIETLVALGAEVRWASCNIFSTQDHAAAAIAAAGIPVFAYKGETLDEYWAFTHRILEWGDGGTPNMILDDGGDATGLVMLGTKAESDLSVLDNPSNEEETALFNSIRQKLAAQPGFYSSIKAQIQGVTEETTTGVARLYQLQKSGELPFPAINVNDSVTKSKFDNLYGCRESLVDSIKRATDVMVAGKVALVLGYGDVGKGSAQSLRGLGATVMIAEIDPICALQAAMEGYRVVRLDDVVRDVDIFVTATGNFQVIRHEHLIQMKDQAIVCNIGHFDNEIDVASLKQYAWENIKPQVDHITLPSGNKILLLAEGRLVNLGCATGHPSFVMSNSFTNQVLAQIELFTKGDQYAKEVYVLPKHLDEMVARLHLEKIGAKLTELTAEQAAYINVPVEGPYKLDHYRY, encoded by the coding sequence ATGGTGGCTACCCCCACGGCGCCTGCGCTGCAGAGCACCAGCACCTATGTGATCGCCGACCTTGGCCTGGCTGATTTCGGCCGTAAGGAAATCGAGATTGCCGAAACTGAGATGCCGGGTCTGGTGGCCCTGCGCAGCAAGTACGGCGCTGAGCAGCCTCTCAAGGGCGCCCGCATTGCGGGTTCCCTGCACATGACGATTCAGACCGCCGTTCTGATCGAAACCCTGGTGGCCCTCGGCGCCGAGGTGCGCTGGGCCAGCTGCAACATCTTCTCCACCCAGGATCACGCTGCCGCCGCAATCGCCGCCGCTGGCATCCCTGTGTTCGCCTACAAGGGCGAAACCCTCGATGAGTACTGGGCCTTCACCCACCGCATCCTCGAGTGGGGCGATGGCGGTACCCCCAACATGATCCTCGACGACGGCGGCGATGCCACCGGTCTGGTGATGCTGGGCACCAAGGCTGAGAGCGACCTCTCGGTGCTCGACAACCCCTCCAACGAAGAGGAGACCGCCCTCTTCAACAGCATCCGCCAGAAGCTGGCTGCCCAGCCCGGCTTCTACTCCAGCATCAAGGCCCAGATCCAGGGCGTGACGGAAGAAACCACCACGGGTGTGGCGCGTCTGTATCAGCTGCAAAAGAGCGGTGAGCTGCCCTTCCCGGCAATCAACGTCAACGACTCGGTGACGAAGAGCAAGTTCGACAACCTCTACGGCTGCCGCGAATCGCTGGTGGACAGCATCAAGCGCGCCACTGACGTGATGGTGGCCGGCAAGGTGGCCTTGGTGCTCGGCTACGGCGATGTGGGCAAGGGTTCCGCCCAGTCGCTGCGTGGTCTAGGCGCCACCGTGATGATTGCCGAGATCGATCCGATCTGCGCCCTGCAGGCGGCCATGGAGGGCTACCGCGTGGTGCGCCTTGACGACGTGGTGCGTGATGTGGACATCTTCGTAACCGCCACCGGCAACTTCCAGGTGATTCGCCACGAGCACCTGATCCAGATGAAGGATCAGGCGATCGTGTGCAACATCGGCCACTTCGACAACGAGATCGATGTGGCGTCGCTGAAGCAGTACGCCTGGGAGAACATCAAGCCCCAGGTGGATCACATCACCCTGCCCAGCGGCAACAAGATCCTCCTGCTGGCCGAGGGCCGTCTGGTGAACCTGGGCTGCGCCACCGGCCACCCCAGCTTCGTGATGAGCAACTCCTTCACCAACCAGGTGCTGGCTCAGATCGAACTGTTCACCAAGGGCGACCAGTACGCCAAAGAGGTGTACGTGCTGCCTAAGCACCTCGATGAGATGGTGGCCCGCCTTCACCTCGAAAAGATCGGCGCCAAGCTCACCGAGCTCACCGCCGAGCAGGCCGCCTATATCAACGTGCCGGTGGAAGGCCCCTACAAGCTCGATCACTACCGCTACTGA
- the tsaE gene encoding tRNA (adenosine(37)-N6)-threonylcarbamoyltransferase complex ATPase subunit type 1 TsaE, whose amino-acid sequence MESRSVLLADAAATQDLGRQLAQQWLALPTGERPILLLQGDLGAGKTCLTQGLAAGLGIEEPITSPTFALAQHYAGRTGALVHLDLYRLEQPAAADELFAQEEEEALALNALMAVEWAERLSFVPEGAWRIGLELVDPNDPEAGRRARLR is encoded by the coding sequence ATGGAATCGCGCAGCGTGTTGTTGGCGGATGCCGCCGCCACCCAAGATCTCGGTCGCCAACTGGCCCAGCAGTGGCTCGCCCTACCCACGGGCGAGCGGCCGATCCTTCTGCTGCAGGGTGATCTCGGCGCCGGCAAAACCTGCCTCACCCAAGGCCTGGCCGCCGGTCTGGGCATCGAGGAACCGATCACCAGCCCCACCTTCGCCCTCGCCCAGCACTACGCAGGGCGCACCGGAGCGCTCGTGCACCTCGACCTCTACCGCCTCGAGCAGCCGGCCGCCGCTGATGAACTGTTCGCCCAGGAAGAAGAGGAGGCTCTAGCCCTGAACGCTCTGATGGCCGTGGAGTGGGCCGAGCGGCTCAGCTTCGTGCCGGAGGGTGCCTGGCGGATTGGCTTGGAGCTTGTGGATCCGAATGATCCCGAAGCCGGCCGGCGGGCGCGGCTGCGCTGA
- a CDS encoding carbohydrate kinase, whose amino-acid sequence MAAGSAPQVICLGEALVDRLGPLGGDPATAAPEQCDDRLGGAPANVACALARLGTAAAFVGRLGSDAIGAAFQQLMAERGVNLSGLQRDSSHPSRIVLVPRDASGDRSFGGFAGDQGDGFADQALEASGVNAALPPLLVGARWLQIGTIPLASDSSAAALMVAAQLAAAADVAIALDVNWRPTFWDASAPVDAGPTPAAVAAIQPLLEQAGLIKLAAEEAQWLFGSRDPAVIRAGLPQHPAVVVTDGGAQVAWCFGSSSGVMPAYPVAVVDSTGAGDAFLAGLLHQLCLQPQLLEGGSAEAVRFASACGALVCGGAGAIDPQPTQQQVEAFLAGQL is encoded by the coding sequence ATGGCTGCTGGGTCTGCGCCGCAGGTGATCTGTCTGGGGGAGGCCCTCGTGGATCGCCTCGGTCCCCTCGGGGGTGATCCCGCCACCGCGGCGCCCGAGCAGTGCGACGACCGCCTGGGCGGCGCCCCCGCCAACGTGGCCTGCGCCTTGGCGCGGCTCGGCACCGCCGCCGCTTTTGTGGGGCGACTCGGCTCAGACGCGATCGGTGCGGCCTTCCAGCAGTTGATGGCCGAGCGGGGTGTGAACCTCAGCGGCCTGCAGCGCGATTCCAGCCACCCCAGTCGGATTGTGTTGGTGCCCCGTGATGCCAGCGGCGACCGCAGCTTCGGTGGCTTCGCGGGCGATCAGGGCGATGGTTTTGCTGATCAGGCTCTTGAGGCCAGTGGGGTGAACGCGGCGTTGCCCCCCTTGCTGGTGGGTGCTCGCTGGCTGCAGATCGGCACCATTCCCCTGGCATCAGACTCGTCTGCGGCGGCCTTGATGGTGGCGGCGCAGTTGGCCGCTGCTGCCGATGTGGCGATCGCTCTGGATGTGAACTGGCGGCCCACCTTCTGGGACGCCAGTGCTCCGGTGGATGCTGGGCCCACGCCCGCGGCTGTGGCGGCCATCCAACCGCTGCTGGAGCAGGCCGGTTTGATCAAGCTGGCTGCTGAAGAGGCCCAGTGGCTCTTTGGCAGCCGTGATCCAGCCGTGATCCGCGCTGGCCTGCCCCAACACCCAGCGGTGGTGGTCACCGATGGCGGTGCCCAGGTGGCCTGGTGCTTTGGCTCCAGCAGTGGCGTGATGCCTGCCTATCCGGTGGCGGTGGTGGACAGCACCGGTGCAGGCGATGCCTTCCTGGCCGGCTTGCTCCACCAGCTCTGCCTCCAGCCCCAACTGCTCGAAGGCGGCAGCGCCGAGGCGGTGCGCTTTGCCAGCGCCTGCGGCGCCCTGGTGTGCGGGGGTGCTGGGGCGATTGATCCGCAGCCCACCCAGCAGCAGGTGGAGGCGTTCCTGGCCGGGCAGCTCTGA
- the mutY gene encoding A/G-specific adenine glycosylase, translating to MSPLLQASELRRLLLAWWQEKGRHAIPWKLKPDGSLPAPGEPLDPYAIWVAEVMLQQTQLQVVLPYWHRWMAAFPSVEALAAAEEHDVLLLWQGLGYYSRARRLLAGARQMQEQASPWPKDLESWTALPGIGRSTAGSILSSAFNRPYAILDGNVKRVLARLMACERPPSRDLNRFWALSEALLDPSRPRDFNQALMDLGATVCTPRNPRCDQCPWQVQCAAYAAGDPAAFPVTDAPRELPFQVIGVGVVRNAAGQVLIDQRLNEGLLGGLWEFPGGKQEPGEPIESTIVRELQEELAIEAEVGAELITLEHAYSHKRLRFVVHLCRWISGEPQPLASQQVRWVEPTELGDYPFPAANARIIAALLERLQGEDSAAAA from the coding sequence GTGTCTCCTCTCCTGCAGGCGTCAGAGCTACGTCGGTTGCTGCTGGCCTGGTGGCAAGAGAAAGGTCGCCACGCCATCCCTTGGAAACTAAAGCCAGACGGGTCGTTGCCCGCCCCGGGTGAGCCGCTGGATCCCTACGCGATCTGGGTCGCCGAGGTGATGCTCCAGCAAACCCAGCTGCAGGTGGTGCTCCCCTATTGGCACCGCTGGATGGCGGCGTTTCCCTCTGTGGAAGCGTTGGCCGCTGCTGAAGAGCACGACGTGCTGTTGCTCTGGCAGGGTCTGGGGTACTACTCCCGCGCTCGTCGGCTCCTCGCTGGTGCCCGTCAGATGCAGGAGCAGGCTTCCCCTTGGCCCAAGGATCTCGAAAGTTGGACGGCTCTGCCCGGTATCGGCCGCAGCACCGCCGGGAGCATCCTGTCGTCGGCCTTCAATCGGCCCTACGCCATCCTCGACGGAAATGTGAAGCGGGTGTTGGCGCGGCTGATGGCCTGCGAGCGGCCTCCCTCCCGCGACCTGAATCGGTTTTGGGCCCTCAGTGAAGCGCTGCTCGATCCGTCGCGGCCTCGAGATTTCAATCAGGCGCTGATGGATTTGGGGGCCACGGTGTGCACCCCCCGCAACCCCCGCTGCGACCAGTGCCCTTGGCAGGTTCAGTGCGCTGCCTACGCTGCCGGCGACCCTGCCGCCTTCCCTGTGACCGACGCCCCTCGCGAGCTGCCCTTCCAGGTGATCGGCGTGGGGGTAGTGCGCAATGCGGCTGGCCAGGTGCTGATTGATCAGCGCCTGAACGAAGGCCTGCTTGGCGGCTTGTGGGAATTCCCGGGGGGCAAACAGGAGCCTGGCGAGCCGATCGAGAGCACCATCGTCCGCGAACTCCAGGAGGAGCTGGCGATCGAAGCGGAGGTGGGTGCCGAGCTGATCACCTTGGAGCATGCCTACAGCCATAAGCGCCTGCGCTTTGTGGTGCATCTGTGCCGCTGGATCAGCGGTGAACCCCAGCCCCTCGCCAGCCAGCAGGTGCGTTGGGTGGAGCCCACCGAGCTCGGCGATTACCCCTTTCCTGCAGCGAATGCGCGGATCATTGCCGCCTTGCTCGAGCGTTTGCAAGGTGAAGACAGTGCCGCTGCGGCTTAG